Part of the Halobacteriovorax vibrionivorans genome, TTCACAAAGGAGCGTACTCTTGTAACAATCGAGGTATCTTCTTTGATTAATTGTCCTTTTTTGACCCAAGAAGCTTGAATCGCTCCAGGAGGAAGTTGAGAGACTTTTCCTCTGATAGAGACAACTTTTGCAAATTTAGCGTAACTGTTGAAGTGAACTCCCAATAGGAGAGTTAAGATAAGTAGATAATTAAATTTCATAAAACATCCGTGTTCTTTAAATTGTTTTCATAATTATAAGTAAAAAAACAACGAATGTTTAATGTTTTTTAATATTTCTTAAACGGATTCACTAGCTGTTTGTAGATAATTCTCAATTCCGACTTTTTCAATCAGAGAAAGTTGAGTTTCAAGCCAATCAATATGATCGTTTTCAGTATCTGATAATAGCTCTAAAAGGATATCGCGAGATACGAAGTCACTATATTTCTCACAAAGTGCGATGGCCTCTTTTAGCTTTTTGCTATTAGCAAGCTCATACTCAAGTTCATCACTAATAAGCTTTTTAACGTCACGAGATGGCCTATACGGAAGTCTTGTTCCTAGCTCTGGCATCCCTTCTAAAAAGATAATTCTCTCGATTAGCTTTGTTGCATGAATAGTTTCATCATCTTTTTCATGATCAATTCTTTCATAGAGCTTTGTAAGTCCCATATCTTGGAAAAGACGAGAATGGAGAAAGTACAGATCAATTGCCGATAGCTCTTGCGTTAGTAACTCATTAAAAATATCGATAACTTCTTGATTTCCTTTCATTTTTTCTCCTTTTTAGTAGCATACACGATTCGTCGAAATTTTAAAATACAATAATATTTGACTCATTTACTAAAGTTAAGAAGTTGAATAACCGATAAAAATAGTACGTGAAAATGTACGTAGGAGGATAATAATGAAAAGAATTTTAGCAATTGTAACTTTGGGAGTTACGCTAGTGTCTTGTGGTAGTTCGCCGAGCAGGGGAGTTGCTTCAGTAGAAGGTAGCTGTGCTCTTCAAAAGCACCCATCAAAGAATCATTATCGTATCTTGATTCATGAAAAGCCGCATAGCCAATATTGGTATACGAAAGGTGATGCCATGAAAATTAAGGACTCTTTTGTAAAGAAAGGAATGTGTGAATAGATATAAATTCGAATAATTAAAGGAAATTAATATGAAAAAAATTATAACAATAGCAATTCTAGGATTAACTTTAGTATCTTGTAGTAGTACTCCTGATAGAGGACCTTCTTCTAAGAAACAATTCGACTCATATAAATTTCAAGATTCATATGAAAACGTTTATAAAAACGGTAAATATTAACCAATAAAAAAGGCCCTCATTTCGAGGGCCTTTTTCTTATATAAAGCTTTTATTTTAATGATCGCGCCTTTGGCGAACCGAAAGATCTGAAGATCTTTCTCTCGAATAGCTTGTGCCCTAAATAGGTGCGCATAGACAAAAAAAGAGACTGAAAGTCTCTTTTTTTTAGCGCTTTTAGCGAACCGAAAGACCTAAAGGTCTTTCTCTCGAATATCATGTGCCCAAAATAAGGGCGCATAGACAAAAAAAGAGACTGAAAGTCTCTTTTTTTTAGCGCTTTTAGCGAACCGAAAGACCTAAAGGTCTTTCTCTCGAAAATCATGTGCCCAAAATAAGGGCGCATAGACAAAAAAAAGGACACTAAGTCCTTTTTATTTGTCTATTTAATAGCCTCACGGATATTAGAAGATAGCCAGTCCATTACCCATACAATCGTTGCAATTACGATTACAAGAAGACCAACTTCATTCCACTTTGCCAGACCTTGGTATTGCATTAGCATAGTACCAATACCACCACCACCAACTAGACCAATTACTGTGGCCATACGAACGTTGATGTCCCAACGGTAGATAGTGAATGATAGGTATGGAAGAACGATTTGTGGAACAACACCAAACCAAATAACTTGGATAGGGTGAGCACCTGTTGCCATCATTGCTTCAATTGGCCCATTAGATACGTTTTCAATTTGCTCTGAGTAAAGCTTTGATAGAGATGATACAGAGTGAAGACAAAGTGCCATCATACCAGCAAATGGCCCGATACCAACCCATACAGAGAAGATAATCGCCCATACTAGAGGCTCAATTGAACGTGATACGTTTAAGAAGAAACGTACAATAGTATAAATAGTCATTGTGAAACGTGAACCATTCATTAGGTTTCTTGCTGCAAAGAATGCTAGTAAGAATGCAATTGGTAGCGCTACCGCTGTTGCAATGAAGGCCATATAGATTGTTTCAATTGCTGCAAATAGTGCTTCTTCAAAAATTGCAAAGTTTGGAGTTAAAAGAGCTGTAAAGATTCTCTTTGCTCCTGTCATTCCCGATTCAGATAAGAATTCGTAAATTGAAATTTGAGAAATATAAATACTAGCAATGAATGTTAAAACTACTGTCGCAATAAGAACGAAAGAAAATGGCTCTTTCATGAAAGGAGTATTCTCATCTCTTTTCATGATTCCTGTAATTCCACGTCCTAGTGACATTTTAGTTTTATAAAGGATTGCTGAAATAGCAAAACCAATAGCAAGTGCTATTAGTGGTTGATTCCAAGTAAAATCTGGGTAGCGAAGACCTAGGATTAGCTTCTCCCATACGATTTTCCATGAAACTAGTGCAAGGTATGACCATACTAGGAAGTCGATTACAAATGAGTAAAAATTCATTTTCATCTTCCAAGTAGTTTTATCTTCCTTACGCTTTGGTAAGTTATTAACTTGATTGTCTGCAGTTTGAGTTGTCGTTGTCATTATATATTGTCCTATTTAATCAAAGTAATTAGTTAATTGTTACTTCAACGGCATCTTCACCGTAAATTGTTTGGAACCATTCTTCGTTGATATCTAGAGGTTGACCTTCATAGATAAGCTTTCCACCTTTAAGAGCTACAACACGTGAAGCGTACTCTCTTACAAGTGAAAGGAAGTGTAGGTTACAAATTACAGTTACTCCAAGTTCTTCATTTACCTTTTTCAGGTATTGCATAACCGAGTGTGAAGTTGCAGGGTCAAGAGACGCAACAGGCTCATCAGCAAGAAGTACCTTTGGGTTTTGCATAAGTGCACGTGCAATCGCAACACGTTGCTGTTGACCACCTGAAAGGTTGTCTGCTCTTACGTTTTCTTTACCTTCAAGGCCTACGATCTTGATGTAATCTTGTGCTTTTTTCTTATCTTCTTCTGAGTAGATACCAAAAATTGACTTGATAACACCTGTTTTAGATAGAGTTCCTGAAAGAACGTTTGTCATAACAGTTCTTCTTGGGATTAAGTTAAAATGTTGAAAGATCATTCCAATGTTTGAACGCGCTTCTCTCATTGAGGCACCCTTTAACTTTGTAATGTCTTTACCTTCGAAGTTGATTTCTCCACTTGTTACATCGTGAAGACGGTTCATACATCTTAGCATTGTCGATTTACCAGAACCTGATAGACCAATAATTACTAGGAATTCACCTTTATCAACGTTGAAACTTACGTTGTTTAGGGCGTGGCATCCATTTGGATAGACTTTATTAACATTTTTGACTTCTAAAATCATGTTTGTTCTCACTTTATAGATTTTTGTAAATTATTTCTTTTGAAGTTGCTCTTCTAAGTTAATATTTAGTGTTTTAATTACGTTTCTTAATCCATCATAATCTGCATCAGTTGTATCAACTAGGCCACCAACACTGTAAATATTTTCGAATACATCCTTACCTTCTGGTGTAGCTATGTATTTTTTTACCGCTGTGATGAATTTATCAGTAACTTCTTGTGGAAGTCCTTTTCTGAATACGAATGGGTCATTTGGGATCTTCTCAGTAATTTGAACGATTTTTACCTTATCTTCAACATCTGGGAATTGAGTTTTTACACGTGAACGAGCATCACGGATTGTTCCGTCTTCAGAAGGTGCTGAGTAGTAAGTTGCACCAGCATCTACTTGTCTTTGATATACCATTGTTACAACGTTGTCGTGCTTAATTGCAAAAGTTGTATTTCCTGGTTTTACATCATTTTCCATCATAATCTTTAAAGGGAACATATAACCTGAAGTTGACGATGGGTCAGTGTAAGCAAACTTCTTACCTTCTAAGTCTTTAATTGAGTTAATACCACTATCTACATGAGCAATGATTTGTCCTTGGTAGTAATCATGTCCATAACGAAGAACTTTAAGTTTTGCACTTGCACCATATTTTTCATTGGCCATTAAATAACCAAATGAGTTCATAACTGCAATGTCAGCTCTCTTTGAACCAAATGATTCAACAACAGAGATATAGTTAGTAGGGATACCTGTCTTAAAGAAGTATCCAGTTTCTTTTTCTAGGAATTTAATGAAGTGAACAGAGTTCGATGCAATTGTGTCTGCGTCTACAGATGGAGTGAAGTAAAGTTTTACAGGATTGTCTTTGCTTCCTAGTTTCATATCTCTTTTACATGAGATACCTGTTGTGATCGCTAGAGCAATACTCATAATAGCAACGATTGTGTGTTTCATTTGTTGTTCTCCTCTATTAAAGCATGTTGCTAATGCATGCATATATAAACGTAATATTTGCGTTCTAAAAAAATCTAACATTTTGAAATTACGCTCTTTTAACATGAATGAGACAGATTTTTAATGTCAACCTAATCACATTTATAATTATCTTTAAAAAGTGAGTAATTACAGTAACTTAATTGCAGTAGTTTTTATAATATTTAAATATTGTTTAAAAGAATAAGGGTTATAATATATGCATGGCATTAAACATCAAAAGACTTGAACGATTGCCACATCCAACAGAGCAGGTAAACAATGATCAGGTACCTGTTGAAGAGCCTGGTCGTGGTGCTGAAGGGTCTAAAAACTATGAAGACAATATAAACGATAGCAAGCGATTCTCACTTGTTAGAGGATATGTTGAGGCTATTTATAGAGACCAAAAAAATCCAAAAAAGAAACGTAAGGAAAAGCGTAAAAATTTTTTTGAATCAATCTCAGAAAAACATCAGCATGCAAAAGAGAAAGCAAAAGAGAAGAAAAAGAAATTTGCTGATGCAATTAGACGCTTAAATATCTTGTAATTTTATTTACATTGTAAACAAGCTTACAGGCCAGAGATTGGCCTAAAATCGAGGTGATTAGGCCTAAGAAGAGTCGTTTTCTTTAGTGCCAAGTGCGCTACTTTTCCAAGCTGTGATTCATTAAAAAATATTCTCTTTAGCAGCTTATTTGCTGTTGGTGTTTGCTTCTTAAGGTTTGCAAGAATTTGTATTCTTTGAATTAGAATATTTGCTAATTCTTGATGCTCTATAGGAAGTCTTGGGTGTATTTTTAAAATATTTGATAATATAAATTGATAGGTTTCAGGATGAGATTCATAGATATATTGGCAAGTACAAAAGATAAGCTCAAGCTTTGCTATTAACTCTTTATCATTTGAAAAGTTCTTCTTTGAGTGATCAATTGCTAATTGTAAATAATGGTAGCATCTTTCTTCATCATTCTCGTTAAAGGCCAATTGGGCATCATTTAAAAGTCTTTTTAATTTTAGAATTGATTCTAATTTCTTAGTTGGCCTCGAGCCTTTGGAAACTTTTATTGTATCTTGCGTGAAGACATTTTTCTTAAAGTAGTGATGAATAGAGAGATTTTTTGAATCAAATAGTGTTAGGGCCAGGCTATTTGCATCAAAGCTTAAACAAGCATGACTAATAGGTAGGAAGCTCTTTTGGTATATATTTATATGCCTCTTTAGCTCACTCTTACTTTCAAGAGTTACAAATTCACCACCATCTAAAACCTTTGTATTCTTACCATCTATTTTTACAATTTTATAATTTCCACTTTCATCTTTTAAATGAAATTCCCAATGAAAGACTAATTGTCTTTGCTTTAAAAAATCACAGGCCGACTCAATAGTGTCACAACCTAAGAGAGTGACAAGTGCAAGGTAAGAAGCATTTTCTCCTTCATAGTTTAGAGTAAGGGCCTCTCTTTGAACAAGGCCAATACTTAGGCCTGCTTCATTTATGCCACCATAAGGTGCAAATGGGGATAGAAGGTCTTGTAAAACATAGGCCTCAAGACTTCCTTCACATTTAAAATGAACAAATCGAAGTTTATCAAAGAATGAGTCTTGAATAGGAGAGTTGATAAATTCTTTATACTTATCATCTCTTAAATGAAAGTCATCAATCTCATCAAAGATAGCACCAGGATTGTTTAAGAATTCGTTCATGTAAACAAGGTATAAGGCATTTTCCTGTGAAGTCCCCAGACCTTGAGCATATTGATTTATTAGTTCATTAAAACTTGATCGATAATAGTCATCTTCTATTAATTCTTTGCTCGACTTTTCGAGTCTTCTTTTGAATAGGAGACTGAAGAACTTGTGTATTGGGGTTTTCAATGCTTTGGGGCCAAAAAATGAACTTTCTTGAATTTGTTTCCAGGCAAGATTTACGTCTTCTTTATCGATTGAAGCTAATTGGTAAATACCATCTGTGACCTCTCCGAAGAGTTCAATGTCCATTAATTCATGGTGGGCATTTTTACGTTTTTTTGAAGTCATAGGAGTATTCATGTCTAATATTTTAAGTTCACTTGTTAATCCTAGCAATCAAACTTTTATTGCCGTATGTGTTGCTCTATCAGGATTAAGAGTTGCTGTTGAGTTAACACGTTTTTCACCTGCAAATTGGCCAA contains:
- the phnE gene encoding phosphonate ABC transporter, permease protein PhnE, with product MTTTTQTADNQVNNLPKRKEDKTTWKMKMNFYSFVIDFLVWSYLALVSWKIVWEKLILGLRYPDFTWNQPLIALAIGFAISAILYKTKMSLGRGITGIMKRDENTPFMKEPFSFVLIATVVLTFIASIYISQISIYEFLSESGMTGAKRIFTALLTPNFAIFEEALFAAIETIYMAFIATAVALPIAFLLAFFAARNLMNGSRFTMTIYTIVRFFLNVSRSIEPLVWAIIFSVWVGIGPFAGMMALCLHSVSSLSKLYSEQIENVSNGPIEAMMATGAHPIQVIWFGVVPQIVLPYLSFTIYRWDINVRMATVIGLVGGGGIGTMLMQYQGLAKWNEVGLLVIVIATIVWVMDWLSSNIREAIK
- the bfr gene encoding bacterioferritin, coding for MKGNQEVIDIFNELLTQELSAIDLYFLHSRLFQDMGLTKLYERIDHEKDDETIHATKLIERIIFLEGMPELGTRLPYRPSRDVKKLISDELEYELANSKKLKEAIALCEKYSDFVSRDILLELLSDTENDHIDWLETQLSLIEKVGIENYLQTASESV
- a CDS encoding phosphate/phosphite/phosphonate ABC transporter substrate-binding protein; protein product: MKHTIVAIMSIALAITTGISCKRDMKLGSKDNPVKLYFTPSVDADTIASNSVHFIKFLEKETGYFFKTGIPTNYISVVESFGSKRADIAVMNSFGYLMANEKYGASAKLKVLRYGHDYYQGQIIAHVDSGINSIKDLEGKKFAYTDPSSTSGYMFPLKIMMENDVKPGNTTFAIKHDNVVTMVYQRQVDAGATYYSAPSEDGTIRDARSRVKTQFPDVEDKVKIVQITEKIPNDPFVFRKGLPQEVTDKFITAVKKYIATPEGKDVFENIYSVGGLVDTTDADYDGLRNVIKTLNINLEEQLQKK
- the phnC gene encoding phosphonate ABC transporter ATP-binding protein, with protein sequence MILEVKNVNKVYPNGCHALNNVSFNVDKGEFLVIIGLSGSGKSTMLRCMNRLHDVTSGEINFEGKDITKLKGASMREARSNIGMIFQHFNLIPRRTVMTNVLSGTLSKTGVIKSIFGIYSEEDKKKAQDYIKIVGLEGKENVRADNLSGGQQQRVAIARALMQNPKVLLADEPVASLDPATSHSVMQYLKKVNEELGVTVICNLHFLSLVREYASRVVALKGGKLIYEGQPLDINEEWFQTIYGEDAVEVTIN